One Rosa chinensis cultivar Old Blush chromosome 3, RchiOBHm-V2, whole genome shotgun sequence DNA window includes the following coding sequences:
- the LOC112195387 gene encoding secoisolariciresinol dehydrogenase, with product MSVSSVVSAITRRLEGKVALITGGASGIGECTAKTFVNHGAKVVIADVQDELAHSVVESIGSENCTFVHCDVRDEDQIKNAVEKAVATYGKLDIMFNNAGIADENKARIIDNTKDDFERVLGINVTGVFLGIKHASQPMIRARTGSIISTASVSSYIGGAASHAYACSKHAVNGLTKNAAVELGQFGIRVNCLSPYALVTPLATKFVGLDDEGFENMMSSLANLKGVTLKAQDVANAALYLASDEARYISGHNLLIDGGFSIVNPSFSNMFQYPEEEQ from the exons ATGTCAGTCTCCTCGGTAGTTTCAGCTATCACAAGAAG GCTAGAAGGAAAGGTGGCACTGATAACAGGAGGAGCTAGCGGCATAGGCGAATGCACAGCCAAAACCTTTGTCAATCATGGAGCCAAAGTTGTCATTGCCGACGTCCAAGACGAGCTAGCCCATTCAGTCGTCGAATCCATAGGCTCGGAAAACTGCACCTTTGTCCATTGCGATGTCAGAGACGAAGATCAAATAAAAAATGCTGTAGAAAAAGCGGTTGCCACATACGGGAAACTAGACATCATGTTCAACAATGCAGGCATAGCTGACGAGAACAAGGCACGAATTATCGACAATACTAAGGACGATTTCGAGCGTGTGCTTGGTATCAACGTCACTGGCGTTTTCCTTGGCATAAAGCATGCTTCACAGCCCATGATTCGGGCTCGAACTGGCAGCATAATATCGACAGCTAGTGTGAGCTCCTATATTGGTGGTGCGGCATCACACGCTTATGCGTGTTCGAAGCACGCAGTCAATGGCTTGACCAAGAATGCAGCCGTTGAGCTTGGCCAATTTGGGATTAGAGTGAATTGCTTGTCACCCTATGCGCTTGTGACGCCTCTGGCTACGAAATTTGTTGGCCTTGATGATGAGGGATTTGAGAATATGATGAGCTCTTTGGCTAATTTGAAGGGTGTGACACTTAAGGCACAAGATGTGGCAAATGCTGCTCTTTATTTGGCTAGTGATGAGGCCAGGTACATAAGTGGGCATAATCTTCTAATAGATGGAGGATTTAGCATAGTGAATCCATCATTTAGCAACATGTTTCAGTACCCAGAAGAAGAGCAGTGA